The region ATAAATCCTGAGACTTGCCTTTAAAGTAAGCATCTAAGCAAGCAATAACTGGGTCTAAAATGGGATGACTAACAACTGCTTCTATTGTCTCATCTCCTAGTCCCCTCTCAAAACACTTCTGCTCCTGCACCCAAATGCCATACAGATATTGCTCGTCGGCAACCAAAGACAAGGTTCCTATTGGCGAAAAGTAGAGCATTTTTACGTACTTCTTTTGCATTATTTCTTCAATTTTTGATAGGCCAAGCGTTCGCCATCAACTGGAACCTTACCAACCTGTTTAAAACCGAGTTTTTCAAAAATATGTTGCATAGCTTTGTTTTCAGCATGCGTATCTGAGCGAAAATCTAGATAGTCAAAACCTTCAATCAAGCCCTCTAGGAAAGTCTGAGCAACCCCCTGCCCCTGGACATCTGCTGCCACAGCAATACGGTGAAAGACTAGGTACTCTGACTCTCCAGCTTGCCATTTTCCTTCATAAATGGCTTCATAGGCTGCCTCTGGACTCTTGGTTACAGCAGCATAGGCTAGTAATTCTCCATCTTCCAAGGCTACATAGGCTTGACCTGAGATAATATCTTCAATAATAATATCAGCATTTGGATAACCATTTTGCCACTGGTCACTACCAGCATCTGCTAAACATTTTTTAGCATCCTCAATCACCTGCATGATGGCATTTACTTCATTTGGAAAAGCTAAACGAATCTCCATCTTTTCTCCTCATTTCTGACTAGTTTCTCCCATCATAGCATAATTTAAGTCTTTCTACAAGCAGTTAAAACTTGACTTTCTGTTTTTGTTATTTTATAATCTAGTTATTAAAACTAGATAAAAAGGAGTTGGAAATGAAAACTACCTTTTCCTACCCAAAATGGGCAGAAATCCCAAATATTGACCTCTATCTGGACCAGGTTTTACTCTATGTCAATCAGGTCTGCGCCCCTATCTCTCCTGATAAAGACAAGGGCCTGACAGCATCTATGGTCAACAATTATGTCAAACATGGTTACCTGACAAAGCCTGACAAGAAAAAATACCAACGCCAACAGATTGCCCGTCTGATTGCTATCACAACCCTCAAGTCTGTATTTTCTATTCAAGAAATCGCTCAGACACTTAATACTCTCCAAAGTCAAGCAAGTTCAGACCAACTCTACGATGCTTTTGTAAACTACATGAACCAAGGAATTGACCCAGCTAACCCCATTATCCAAACCAGCTGCCAAACCGTTAAACTCTATCATCAAACTCTAGCCTTAATCCATCATACTCAAGAGGAGGTAATCCGATGAACACTAGTCTTAAACTCAGCAAACAACTCAGTTTTGGAGAGGAGATTGCTAATAGCGTGACCCATGCCGTAGGTGCAGTCATCATGCTCATCTTACTACCTATTTCATCCACCTATAGTTATGAGACACACGGATTTTTATCATCTATCGGTGTCTCCATTTTCGTTATTAGTCTCTTTCTCATGTTCCTCTCATCCACCATTTACCACTCTATGGCCTATGGTTCGACCCACAAATATGTCTTGCGAATCATCGACCATTCTATGATTTATGTTGCCATTGCTGGCTCTTATACACCTGTCGTACTGACTTTGATGAATAACTGGTTTGGCTATCTAATTATTGCCATCCAGTGGGGAACGACCATCTTTGGTATTCTCTATAAAATCTTTGCTAAAAAAGTCAATGAGAAATTTAGCCTTGCTCTTTACCTGATTATGGGCTGGTTGGTTCTGACTATCATTCCTGCCATTATCAGTCAAACGACACCCATTTTCTGGAGTCTCATGGTCACTGGCGGACTCTGTTATACAGTTGGAGCTGGATTTTACGCCAAGAAAAAACCTTATTTCCACATGATTTGGCATCTCTTCATCCTAGCTGCGTCCGCACTCCAATACATCGCCATTGTTTATTACATGTAAAAAAGTTGAGAAATTCAATCTCAACTTTTTTCTTTACACATATTGATAAAGTACTGGTGCAAGCGCACATCATCAGTCAATTCAGGATGAAAAGAAGTTACCAACATATTTTTTTCTTGGGCTGCAACGATTTGATTATCAACTGTTGCTAGAATTTCTACATCTTCTCCAACACTGCTGATAATCGGACCACGGATAAAGGTCATTGGAATACTACCAACTCCCTTACATTCTGCTTCAGTATAGAAACTTCCTAGTTGGCGCCCAAAAGCATTGCGCTCGACCACCATATCCATAGTTCCTAGATGACTCTCTTCCTGAGAAGCAATTTCCTTAGCCAGCAAAATTAAACCCGCACAGGTCCCAAACACTGGAAGTCCAGAGAGAATGGCTTCTCGAATGGGAATCAGCATGTCCTGGTCTCGTAAGAGCTTGCCCATGGTTGTAGACTCACCTCCAGGTAATATCAAACCCGACAAATCACTCTGATGTTGCTGAAAATCATCTAGATTTCTGATTTCGACATTGTCTACGCCCAATTTATCTAGTACTTTTGCATGTTCTGCAAAAGCACCTTGCAAGGCCAATATTCCGATTTTCATCTATTTTCCTCGCTCAGCCATGAGGATTTGGATTTCATTTTCATTGATACCAACCATGGCTTCTCCTAAATCTTCAGAGATTTGAGCTAGAATTTGAGGATTACGGAAGTTAGTCACCGCTTTGACAATAGCACTCGCTCGTTTAACAGGATCTCCTGACTTAAAAATACCTGAACCGACAAAGACACCCTCTGCCCCTAATTGCATCATCAGCGCAGCATCTGCTGGCGTTGCAACACCTCCAGCAGCAAAATTTACAACTGGCAATTTTCCATGTTCATGGACGTATTGAACCAATTCTACAGGGACTTGCAAATCCTTCGCAGCAACATAAAGTTCGTCCACACGTAGATTTTGAATGCGGCGAATTTCCTGATTCATCATACGCATATGACGAACAGCTTGGACGATATCCCCCGTACCCGGTTCTCCTTTGGTACGAATCATAGAAGCACCTTCAGCGATACGACGCAAGGCTTCCCCCAAATCCTTAGCCCCACAGACAAAAGGAACTTGGAATTCTTTTTTGTCCACATGGAAACGGTCGTCTGCTGGAGATAAAACTTCACTCTCATCGATATAGTCAATCTCAATAGCCTCTAAAATCTGAGCTTCAACAAAATGCCCGATTCTGACCTTGGCCATTACTGGAATACTAACCGCTTCTTGGATTTCCTTAATCATCTTTGGATCACTCATACGGGAAACACCACCAGCCGCACGGATATCAGCCGGAATTCGTTCCAAGGCCATAACAGCAGCCGCACCAGCAGCTTCTGCAATACGGGCCTGTTCAGGGTTCTGAACGTCCATGATAACTCCACCCTTGAGCATCTGTGCCAAGTTTTTATTTAGTTCATAACGATTTTCAATCATTTATTTTATCCTCATTATTTATATTGGTAGCTACCATTTCATTTTAAGTTAGATTAGAATGAATCACAAGATAAAAAAAATATAATTGTATGGGTACACATTGACTAAAAAACTATCTGACCTTAGCTTAAGGCCAGATAGTTCATCAAATTTTATTTTTCAGCTGTAAGTGCAGCCATTGTGATGTAGTTATATGGTTTGTTGAAGTGTGGCAAGAAGAATAAGTCTGTCAATGCCAATTTATCAATTGTCACATGCTCTTGGATAGCAAGTGAGAACATGTGGATTCCCATGCTGATTGCAGAATCGTGTGAAACCATTTGTGCACCAAGAATTTCACGGCTATCTTTGTCAAAGACAATCTTGATGGCAACTTCATGGTTGTCATGCTTCATAAATTCTGGTTTTTGAAGATCGTTAAAGCCTGTTTCAGTTGCGTTGTAACCAGCAGCTTTAGCTTTTTCAAGAGTCAAACCAGTTGAAACCATGTGAAGACCGTAGATTGAGATACCATTTGAACCTTGAACACCGATTCCTTCCAATTCATGGCCACAAGCGTTATATGCACCAACGATACCAGTACGAACAGCATTTGAAGCAAGAGCGATGTAGCTAGTGTCTTTACGAGCGTTGTCATAAACAGTCGCACAGTCACCTACAGCATAAACGCCTGGGATAGATGTTTCTTGTTTCTTGTCTACAAGGAAAGCACCGTTGCGGAAGAGTTCAATTTTACCATCAGCAAGTGCTGTATTTGGACGGAAACCAACTGCAAGGATAACCATATCCACATCGAAAGTTTCTTTATCAGTAATCAAGCGTTCAACTTTACCGTCACCCTCAATTGCTTTAACAGTTTGACCAAGCGCCAAGCGGATGTTGTGGTCTTCCAAGTTCTTCGCCATCATTTGTGTAAAGTCCTTGTCATAGTAACCGTTCAAGACAGTATCAACGATATCAACAAGGACAACTTCTTTTCCAAGACGCTCAAAGGCTTCAGCAAGTTCAACACCGATGTAACCACCACCAACAACGGCGATACGGTCAAGGTGCTGGCTCTTGTCAGCAAGTTTATTGATAACTTCTTCAGCGTTTTGGTACAATTTAACGAATTGTACATTTTCAAGAGTTGCTTTAAATTCGCGGTTTCCTTTAACAATTTCAACACCTTCGATTGGTGGCAAGATTGGTGTAGAACCTGTAGCGAAAATCAATTTCTCGTATGATTCTTTGTGCTCTTTCCCTTCAACTTCTGCTGTAACTACTTTGTTATCATAGTCGATTGAAAGAACTGGTGAATTCATGTATACCTTAGCACCTTTAGCTTCCAATTTTTCTTTATCAGAATAGAACAAGCCTTCAGCACCATCAATTTGTTCACCAATCCAAAGAGCCATTCCACATCCTAGGAAAGAGATGTTAGAGTTTTGGTCGAATACAACAATTTCGTTCTCATTGCCAAAATTATCCAACATAGTATTAATACATGCTGTACCAGCGTGGTTAGCACCAACTACAACGATTTTACTCATAGAAAAATTCCTACCTTCAATTTTAAATTTACCCTTCTAGTATAACATTTACTGTTAGCGTTTACAAGAGTTTAGCTAATTTTCCCGATTTTTTTGTAAAAAAATGTAAATAATCTGTATTTTATCAGCCTTCCTTACAATTACTCTTTATTTTCTGAGCATATTTCTTGACAAGTTTACAAATTTTATTTGTGAAAACGCTGACTTTATGGTATGCTAGTATCATGGAAAGAAAATGTAAGGGGTTAAATTCAATATAAATTTACAATATTTCAACCTTCTTTTCATAAGAGAAAGGAGTTGGTAGCTTGCCTCTTAGTTCACATTCTGAACGGCTAATGGGGACTACTATCACTATTTCATTAGTAGATGAGCGATCTGATATCTTGCTCCAAAAATCTTTTGATTTGCTCAGAGAACTTGAATACCGCTTCAATGCCAATAGCCAAGAATCTGAGTTGATGGAGATTAATTATCAAGCTGGAATAGCTCCTGTCAAAGTCCATCCAGACCTGTTTGAACTGATTTCACTTGGATTAGAACATAGCCTAGCGCCCTCTAGTCATCTCAACATCAGCATTGGTCCCTTGATTCAAACCTGGCGTATCGGTTTTTCAGATGCCAAAGTAGCGCAACCCCAAGAAATTGAATCGGTGCTACCTTTAATCAATCCTCATTCTATAGAGTTAGATTCTTCCACTTCCACTGTATTCTTGAAACAGAAAGGAATGAAGATCGATCTTGGTTGTTTAGCCAAGGGTTATAGTGCGGATAAAGTTGCCCAATTTCTTAGAGAAGAGGGAGTGACATCTGCCTTGATCAATCTGGGAGGGAATATCCTGACTATTGGAAAAAATCAGGCAAGAGGAAATCAGCCTTGGCAAATTGGGATTCAAGACCCAGCTAATCCTAGGGGAAATCACTTAATGACCATCCCTGTTGTCAATAAATCTGTCGTGACTTCAGGCATTTATGAACGTCACCTAACAATCGATGGAAAAGATTACCATCACATTTTTGACAGTCAAACAGGATATCCTGTTGAAACAGAACTTGCTAGTCTGACAATCATCTCTGAAAAATCAGTCGATGGTGAAATCTGGACAACTCGATTCTTTGGAGAAAGACCTGCCTCTATCCTCTGGCAAGTCGAAAGTTTGGAGGGAATAGAAGCTATCCTCATCGATAAAGAAGGTCACTTAAGCTGTTCTTCAGGAATTCCTACTCTATAGAAATAGATATTTCAATAGAGTTTTAAAATCGTATTATGTAAAAAGAGAAAGGAAATCTCATGTTAAAACTTATTGCTATTGTTGGAACAAATTCAAAACGTTCTACAAACCGCCAATTGCTTCAATACATGCAAAAACACTTTGCTGAAAAAGCTGAAATTGAGCTTGTTGAAATTAAAGACATCCCTGTCTTCAACAAACCAGCTGACAAGCAAGTACCTGTTGAAATTCTAGAAATTGCTGCTAAAATTGAAGAGGCAGATGGCGTTATTATCGGTACTCCTGAGTATGACCACTCTATCCCAGCTGTTTTGATGAGCGCTCTTGCTTGGTTGTCATACGGTATTTACCCTCTTTTGAATAAACCAATCATGATTACTGGTGCTTCTTACGGTACGCTTGGTTCATCACGTGCCCAATTACAACTTCGCCAAATCTTGAATGCTCCAGAAATTAAAGCAAGTGTCCTTCCAGATGAATTCTTGCTTTCACATTCTCTTCAAGCTTTCAACCCAAGTGGAGACCTAGTAGATCTTGATGTTATCAAAAAATTGGATGCTACTTTTGACGACTTCCGTATCTTTGTAAAAATCACAGAAAAATTGCGCAATGCACAAGCACTACTTCGTAAAGATGCAGAAGACTTTGACTGGGAAAATTTGTAAGATAGGAGACCAAAAAGAATGAAATTTGTTGGACTTGTAGGATCAAACTACGATCAATCATATAACCGTAAACTCTTGGAATTCATCCGTCGTCACTTCAAACTCAAATTTGAATTAGAAGTTCTTGAAATTGACGAAGTTCCAATGTTTAACCAAGACGAAAAATGGGACGAAAGTTTCCAATTACGTCTTTTGTATAACAGAATTACACGTGCTGATGGTGTCATTATCGCTACTCCTGAGCACAACCACACAATCTCAGCTTCTCTTAAATCTGTTCTTGAATGGCTTTCATATGAAGTTCATCCATTTGAAAACAAACCAGTCATGATTGTGGGTGCTTCTTACTATGACCAAGGTACTTCTCGTGCTCAAGTTCACCTTCGTAAGATTCTTGACGCTCCAGGTGTCAATGCCTACACACTTCCTGGAAATGAATTCCTTCTTGGTAAAGCCAAAGAAGCTTTTGATGTTAATGGGAATATCATAAATGAAGGAACTGTTAATTTCCTTGAAACATGCTTGGACAACTTTGTAAAATATGTGGGAGTCGTTTCAAAATTGAAAAAACCAAAACCAATTGAACCAGAAGATTTATATTGTACAAATTCAATTGCAACTACCATCCAAGGTGTTGATCCAGATGATCCTGAATGGGTAGAAAAAGCAGCTGAGCTTGTTGGAGCTGTCTCTGGAGATACTTACGTTAAATTAGACCATGGTATCTTGACAGTTAACCAAATTGATATGTTCTTGAAAGCAATGCCATTTGAATTGACATTTGCAGATGATAACAATCAATTCTTGTACTTTAATAACGCACACCAAGACCCAGATACAATGTTTGGTAAACGTGTACGTGCTCAATCAGGAAATAGATTAGGAACAGTACACGGTACATTACCAGATTCTAGAATGAAAAACGTTGAATGGGTTGTCGGTGTATTGCGTAACGGAGATCAAGAATATGTCCGTACAATTGTGCCAGGAACACCTGAAGGTGTTATTAATACCCATAATTACCAAGCAATGTACTATCCAGATGGTTCATATGCTGGAATTAATGAAATTATCTTTAATTTCCAACCATGGCTTGACTGGTACCTCAATACAACTGGTCAACGTTTAGTCGGTGGAAATGCTGCAGCTCCTGCTGGAGGACATGGCGGAGCAGATGCCACATCTGGAGCTTCTGATGCAGGTGATGCCGGTGGTCACGGTGGTGGCGCAGACGCTACATCTGGCGCAAGTAACTAATACTTTTAGGAACCATTTTGGTTCCTTTTTTAGTGACAAAAGACTAGCAGTTTGTGTCTGCTAGTCTTTTGATTATTATTTCATCTATCTTTGTTAAAAGAAAGAATACTTATTATGAATTTGGATCATCGAGACTACGGCCATGTAAACCTTTTTCACGTTGGACTTGACGTAATTTTTCTGGTGTAACATCGTTTCCTTCTTCGTCCACAATTTTGATTCCCTCAATGTGGTGACGAACAGAGCGACGATAACCTTCGATGTACTCCTCACGTAGTTTGGCTTGTTCTACTTTTTCTTCTGGGGTCAAGCCTTCTGTTTTTTTCTTTTTAGCAAGCTCGTTGATACGATCAATTTTTTTCTGATCCATTTCTTCTCCTTTGTGATAAGATAAAGTCCGTTTATCAAATTTTATTTAGTGTTAATTTGGTTAAATCGTGCAAGTTTAGCTGCTTTTTGAGTTAAATGAGACAAGATAGCCAAACGATTTTGACGGACAGCCTGATCTTCGGCCATAACCATAGTATTTTCAAAGAAGGCATCAATAACTGGACTAAGCGCAAAGAGCTGTTTCAATTGCTGACTTGCAGATCCTGATAAAACGAGTGTTTCTACCGCTTCTGCCAAGGCTTTCTCTTCTTCTTTTTCAAAGAGAGCTGGATCAACCGTGTCGGATCCTTCTGCCTTCTCAGCCAAGTTAAAGGCACGTGAAAGTGATTCAACAGATGGTTTGAAGTCTTCTTCCTTGCTTGCTTCTACGAGAGCACTTGCCGCTTCCAACATATCCGCCACAACAAAGTTTGATCCTGCAAGAACGGCATCCTTGATATCTTTT is a window of Streptococcus mitis DNA encoding:
- a CDS encoding GNAT family N-acetyltransferase translates to MEIRLAFPNEVNAIMQVIEDAKKCLADAGSDQWQNGYPNADIIIEDIISGQAYVALEDGELLAYAAVTKSPEAAYEAIYEGKWQAGESEYLVFHRIAVAADVQGQGVAQTFLEGLIEGFDYLDFRSDTHAENKAMQHIFEKLGFKQVGKVPVDGERLAYQKLKK
- a CDS encoding DUF1836 domain-containing protein encodes the protein MKTTFSYPKWAEIPNIDLYLDQVLLYVNQVCAPISPDKDKGLTASMVNNYVKHGYLTKPDKKKYQRQQIARLIAITTLKSVFSIQEIAQTLNTLQSQASSDQLYDAFVNYMNQGIDPANPIIQTSCQTVKLYHQTLALIHHTQEEVIR
- the trhA gene encoding PAQR family membrane homeostasis protein TrhA — its product is MNTSLKLSKQLSFGEEIANSVTHAVGAVIMLILLPISSTYSYETHGFLSSIGVSIFVISLFLMFLSSTIYHSMAYGSTHKYVLRIIDHSMIYVAIAGSYTPVVLTLMNNWFGYLIIAIQWGTTIFGILYKIFAKKVNEKFSLALYLIMGWLVLTIIPAIISQTTPIFWSLMVTGGLCYTVGAGFYAKKKPYFHMIWHLFILAASALQYIAIVYYM
- the pdxT gene encoding pyridoxal 5'-phosphate synthase glutaminase subunit PdxT; translation: MKIGILALQGAFAEHAKVLDKLGVDNVEIRNLDDFQQHQSDLSGLILPGGESTTMGKLLRDQDMLIPIREAILSGLPVFGTCAGLILLAKEIASQEESHLGTMDMVVERNAFGRQLGSFYTEAECKGVGSIPMTFIRGPIISSVGEDVEILATVDNQIVAAQEKNMLVTSFHPELTDDVRLHQYFINMCKEKS
- the pdxS gene encoding pyridoxal 5'-phosphate synthase lyase subunit PdxS encodes the protein MIENRYELNKNLAQMLKGGVIMDVQNPEQARIAEAAGAAAVMALERIPADIRAAGGVSRMSDPKMIKEIQEAVSIPVMAKVRIGHFVEAQILEAIEIDYIDESEVLSPADDRFHVDKKEFQVPFVCGAKDLGEALRRIAEGASMIRTKGEPGTGDIVQAVRHMRMMNQEIRRIQNLRVDELYVAAKDLQVPVELVQYVHEHGKLPVVNFAAGGVATPADAALMMQLGAEGVFVGSGIFKSGDPVKRASAIVKAVTNFRNPQILAQISEDLGEAMVGINENEIQILMAERGK
- the nox gene encoding H2O-forming NADH oxidase is translated as MSKIVVVGANHAGTACINTMLDNFGNENEIVVFDQNSNISFLGCGMALWIGEQIDGAEGLFYSDKEKLEAKGAKVYMNSPVLSIDYDNKVVTAEVEGKEHKESYEKLIFATGSTPILPPIEGVEIVKGNREFKATLENVQFVKLYQNAEEVINKLADKSQHLDRIAVVGGGYIGVELAEAFERLGKEVVLVDIVDTVLNGYYDKDFTQMMAKNLEDHNIRLALGQTVKAIEGDGKVERLITDKETFDVDMVILAVGFRPNTALADGKIELFRNGAFLVDKKQETSIPGVYAVGDCATVYDNARKDTSYIALASNAVRTGIVGAYNACGHELEGIGVQGSNGISIYGLHMVSTGLTLEKAKAAGYNATETGFNDLQKPEFMKHDNHEVAIKIVFDKDSREILGAQMVSHDSAISMGIHMFSLAIQEHVTIDKLALTDLFFLPHFNKPYNYITMAALTAEK
- a CDS encoding FAD:protein FMN transferase encodes the protein MPLSSHSERLMGTTITISLVDERSDILLQKSFDLLRELEYRFNANSQESELMEINYQAGIAPVKVHPDLFELISLGLEHSLAPSSHLNISIGPLIQTWRIGFSDAKVAQPQEIESVLPLINPHSIELDSSTSTVFLKQKGMKIDLGCLAKGYSADKVAQFLREEGVTSALINLGGNILTIGKNQARGNQPWQIGIQDPANPRGNHLMTIPVVNKSVVTSGIYERHLTIDGKDYHHIFDSQTGYPVETELASLTIISEKSVDGEIWTTRFFGERPASILWQVESLEGIEAILIDKEGHLSCSSGIPTL
- a CDS encoding NADPH-dependent FMN reductase codes for the protein MLKLIAIVGTNSKRSTNRQLLQYMQKHFAEKAEIELVEIKDIPVFNKPADKQVPVEILEIAAKIEEADGVIIGTPEYDHSIPAVLMSALAWLSYGIYPLLNKPIMITGASYGTLGSSRAQLQLRQILNAPEIKASVLPDEFLLSHSLQAFNPSGDLVDLDVIKKLDATFDDFRIFVKITEKLRNAQALLRKDAEDFDWENL
- a CDS encoding NAD(P)H-dependent oxidoreductase — translated: MKFVGLVGSNYDQSYNRKLLEFIRRHFKLKFELEVLEIDEVPMFNQDEKWDESFQLRLLYNRITRADGVIIATPEHNHTISASLKSVLEWLSYEVHPFENKPVMIVGASYYDQGTSRAQVHLRKILDAPGVNAYTLPGNEFLLGKAKEAFDVNGNIINEGTVNFLETCLDNFVKYVGVVSKLKKPKPIEPEDLYCTNSIATTIQGVDPDDPEWVEKAAELVGAVSGDTYVKLDHGILTVNQIDMFLKAMPFELTFADDNNQFLYFNNAHQDPDTMFGKRVRAQSGNRLGTVHGTLPDSRMKNVEWVVGVLRNGDQEYVRTIVPGTPEGVINTHNYQAMYYPDGSYAGINEIIFNFQPWLDWYLNTTGQRLVGGNAAAPAGGHGGADATSGASDAGDAGGHGGGADATSGASN
- a CDS encoding DUF896 family protein encodes the protein MDQKKIDRINELAKKKKTEGLTPEEKVEQAKLREEYIEGYRRSVRHHIEGIKIVDEEGNDVTPEKLRQVQREKGLHGRSLDDPNS